From a single Oceanispirochaeta sp. M1 genomic region:
- a CDS encoding AraC family transcriptional regulator, protein MKKHKIIHRFLISYLLFLLIPIVSSVLIYMSTAKMVESDIILSNKQFLEDSIEILDKELANIDYTINRLIMNNDVNSFLNTETPSSGSSDFFKVMLASYEIHSYTINTDFIKELLVYSRANDFIITTERVHTEIKNDYDYFFKFGDLTYEQWNKEILNSYHHYSFLPAINVFFAGNVHEVIPFIQSVPFFSRKHFKGNIMGFIDVEKLGVLLMRLNREEMGCVYLFNSSDSLLATFGDTELNLDPLELLSSERTSIENLKIENRKWLISQTTSKIAGFRILSILPSTYIDQKISYIEKIILTITVFLLILGTLSALYLSYRNSKPVLELSDIARKQLDNINCGGNDLDIIKTGMTNLIQSNKELFDYKKMQIPLSRNSFLEKLLNCKNSFSGNMDAMLKYNEIELGNPPYNVILIFIEGYGPHLNDEILAEKDLVRIVIINTWKNIFSEKGYFLQIDTEHIVWIYGESETQQLKKNMTQLHSRLKLDNSINILLSRGRSQKKINDICKSYQEASQGMAYMLTIGKDKPICNFDERPQRSDVFLYNIDLESRLILYIKTGQVNEMNEVLDVIYRENFEKRNLSVFMMNQLLKTLQNTLIRVNEKYQDNNKSTIDTHTISSPTSAIEKFNIIRELFTRLVHKVTELNNTELQNLKETILKYIDKNYSDQNLNLDAVADQLGYKESYLYHFFYDSFEQSFASYLESLRLTKACELLKTRSNTIDSIAENTGYGSAHSFRRAFKRRFDVSPTIYKKSLLIPSGKTDFQVTNVLDIF, encoded by the coding sequence ATGAAAAAGCATAAAATTATTCACAGGTTTCTTATTTCCTACCTTTTATTTCTTCTGATTCCAATCGTTTCATCAGTTTTAATATATATGAGCACTGCGAAGATGGTCGAATCCGATATCATTCTTTCAAATAAGCAGTTCCTTGAGGACAGTATAGAGATACTGGATAAGGAATTAGCAAATATTGACTACACAATTAATCGTTTGATAATGAACAACGATGTAAATTCATTTTTGAATACAGAAACCCCTTCTTCGGGATCATCCGATTTCTTCAAAGTGATGCTCGCCTCTTATGAAATTCACTCTTATACAATCAACACAGATTTTATTAAAGAATTGCTGGTATATTCCCGTGCAAACGATTTTATAATTACAACCGAAAGAGTTCATACCGAGATTAAAAATGATTACGATTATTTTTTTAAATTTGGAGATCTTACATATGAACAATGGAATAAGGAAATATTAAACTCCTATCACCACTACTCGTTTCTTCCGGCAATAAATGTTTTTTTTGCGGGTAACGTTCACGAAGTTATTCCATTCATACAGTCTGTTCCCTTTTTCAGCCGAAAGCATTTCAAGGGTAATATTATGGGCTTCATTGATGTTGAAAAACTGGGAGTTCTCCTTATGAGACTAAATCGGGAAGAAATGGGCTGCGTATATCTCTTTAACAGCAGTGACTCATTGCTGGCTACATTTGGAGATACAGAACTAAACCTGGATCCTCTGGAATTATTATCCAGTGAAAGAACCTCCATTGAAAACCTTAAAATTGAAAACAGAAAATGGCTGATTTCTCAAACAACATCGAAAATAGCCGGCTTTAGAATATTATCCATTTTACCCTCGACCTACATCGATCAAAAGATTTCATATATTGAGAAAATAATTTTAACAATAACTGTTTTCTTATTAATTCTGGGAACACTATCCGCCCTCTATCTCAGCTATAGAAATAGTAAACCGGTATTGGAATTATCAGATATCGCCAGGAAACAATTGGATAATATCAATTGTGGGGGCAATGATCTCGATATAATAAAAACCGGTATGACAAACCTCATTCAGAGTAATAAAGAATTGTTTGATTACAAAAAAATGCAGATACCACTTAGCAGAAACTCATTTCTTGAAAAGTTGCTGAACTGTAAAAATAGCTTTTCAGGCAATATGGATGCCATGTTGAAATATAATGAAATTGAACTCGGCAATCCTCCTTATAATGTAATTCTGATTTTCATAGAAGGTTACGGACCACACCTCAATGATGAGATTCTTGCCGAAAAAGATCTTGTAAGGATTGTTATTATCAATACTTGGAAGAATATTTTCTCAGAGAAGGGATACTTTCTACAGATTGATACAGAACATATCGTTTGGATTTATGGTGAATCAGAGACTCAGCAATTGAAAAAAAATATGACCCAACTTCATTCGAGGCTGAAGCTGGACAACAGCATAAATATCCTGTTGTCACGCGGTCGATCCCAGAAAAAAATAAATGACATATGTAAATCTTATCAGGAGGCCTCTCAGGGAATGGCTTATATGCTTACAATAGGTAAGGACAAGCCCATATGCAATTTCGATGAACGACCCCAAAGGTCCGATGTGTTCCTATACAATATTGATCTTGAATCCCGATTGATACTTTACATCAAAACAGGTCAAGTTAATGAAATGAATGAAGTTCTTGATGTAATATATAGGGAGAACTTTGAGAAGAGAAACCTTTCAGTTTTTATGATGAATCAGCTTCTCAAAACACTCCAGAATACGTTGATAAGAGTTAATGAGAAATATCAGGATAATAACAAGAGTACCATTGATACACACACAATATCATCACCGACATCAGCCATTGAAAAATTTAATATAATTAGGGAACTGTTCACCCGGCTGGTACATAAAGTAACAGAACTGAACAACACAGAATTGCAAAATCTAAAAGAAACAATCCTGAAATATATTGATAAAAATTACTCAGATCAGAATCTTAATCTGGATGCTGTTGCAGATCAATTAGGCTATAAGGAATCCTATCTGTATCATTTTTTTTATGATTCATTCGAACAGTCATTTGCTTCATATCTTGAATCTCTTCGTCTGACAAAAGCCTGCGAATTACTCAAAACCAGAAGCAATACAATCGATTCGATAGCAGAAAATACAGGGTATGGAAGTGCCCATTCATTCAGAAGGGCTTTCAAAAGGAGATTCGACGTTTCTCCCACCATATATAAAAAAAGTCTGCTGATTCCATCTGGAAAGACAGATTTTCAAGTCACAAATGTGCTTGATATTTTCTGA
- a CDS encoding uroporphyrinogen decarboxylase family protein encodes MSKKEFINTIEHQGGKIPLDFGSGPTTGIHCSVIRDLRQHFGLENKPVKIVESYQMLGEVDEELKGILGIETESVAPRNGMFGFANEDWKEWKTPWDQEVLVPGKFNTDVEDNGDILIYPEGDRASKPSGRMPASSYFFDSIIRQGTFDEDNLKPMDNLEEFGLWGPEDMDYVSKEADRVRDLDRYVLANLGGTSLGDIALIPAPFLKNPKGIRDITEWYMSTVIRTDYIHEIFEKQSDIALENLKMAFACSGTAFDAIYLCGTDFGTQNSTFCSADTFRALWMPYYQKMTDWIHKNTHWKVFKHSCGAVSSFYPLFIEAGFDLINPVQISAEGMDPRILKSDYGRDVVFWGGGVDTQQTLPFGSPEDIRKEVLEGCRIFSESGGFVFNAVHNVQAETPVENFIAMIDGLNEYNRIFNNSLNE; translated from the coding sequence ATGAGTAAGAAAGAATTTATAAATACAATAGAGCATCAGGGAGGGAAAATCCCTCTGGATTTCGGATCAGGACCGACAACGGGTATTCACTGCAGTGTCATAAGAGATCTGCGTCAACATTTCGGACTGGAGAATAAACCCGTTAAAATAGTTGAATCCTATCAGATGCTCGGTGAAGTTGATGAAGAGTTGAAAGGTATTTTAGGGATCGAAACTGAATCGGTAGCCCCCAGGAACGGAATGTTCGGTTTTGCCAATGAAGATTGGAAAGAGTGGAAAACTCCCTGGGATCAGGAAGTGCTCGTTCCCGGCAAGTTCAACACTGATGTTGAAGATAACGGTGATATTCTTATTTATCCAGAAGGGGACAGAGCTTCCAAACCCAGCGGTAGAATGCCGGCCAGTTCCTATTTCTTTGACAGTATTATCCGCCAGGGTACTTTTGATGAGGATAATTTGAAGCCTATGGATAATCTTGAGGAATTCGGACTCTGGGGACCGGAAGACATGGACTATGTAAGCAAAGAGGCGGATAGAGTCAGAGATCTGGATCGTTATGTCCTGGCTAATCTTGGTGGGACTTCACTTGGTGACATTGCTCTTATTCCGGCACCTTTCCTGAAGAATCCAAAGGGAATTCGTGATATTACGGAGTGGTATATGTCCACGGTCATCCGTACTGATTATATTCATGAAATATTTGAAAAACAGTCTGATATTGCTCTGGAAAATCTCAAGATGGCTTTTGCGTGCAGTGGTACAGCCTTTGATGCAATTTATCTCTGTGGAACGGATTTCGGTACCCAGAATTCAACATTCTGTTCGGCCGATACATTCAGGGCACTCTGGATGCCCTACTATCAAAAAATGACTGACTGGATTCATAAGAATACGCACTGGAAAGTGTTTAAACACTCCTGCGGGGCGGTTTCTTCATTTTATCCTTTATTTATTGAAGCGGGCTTTGATCTGATCAACCCGGTGCAGATCTCTGCAGAGGGAATGGATCCACGAATACTCAAATCTGATTACGGCAGAGATGTGGTCTTTTGGGGCGGTGGAGTGGATACTCAACAGACGCTTCCATTCGGCAGCCCTGAAGATATCAGGAAAGAAGTTCTGGAAGGGTGCAGAATCTTTTCGGAATCAGGCGGTTTTGTTTTTAATGCTGTTCATAATGTTCAAGCCGAAACACCTGTTGAAAACTTTATTGCGATGATTGACGGTTTGAATGAATACAACAGAATTTTTAATAATTCTTTGAATGAATAG